A genomic window from Prosthecobacter sp. SYSU 5D2 includes:
- a CDS encoding DUF1501 domain-containing protein, whose amino-acid sequence MNPFLTRRQILSRTSTGFGLAALSGLMAQQANAGVGMDRSRRFAPRARSVIFCYMSGGVSHVDSFDPKPMLEKHAGKPPPFATARTQFNNDGVIQPSHWGYKQYGQSGLPVSDLFPHMASVADELAVVRSMTAKFSEHAQGNFFMHTGFPFVGYPSAGAWTSYGLGTESQDLPGYVVLQSGGATAPHGGVGLFGNGFLPAQHQASIIKADSSEPVLNIQPREAAMLQRQRLNFIGEMDQNFLGELGANSQVEAAIQNYEMAWRMQAAVPELCDIRGESEATKKMYGMDGPENSRTGYARQCLLARRLVERGVRFVELSCLAQNIGSGQAANPWDQHGALKKGHGNMAHQVDQPIAALIKDLKSRGLLDSTLVVWAGEFGRTPFAQGADGRDHNPYGFSIWMAGGGIKGGTTLGETDEFGYKAVDKPQTVYDLWATVLYLMGVDHEQLTYLFSGRNVRLTDVHGHVMKEILA is encoded by the coding sequence ATGAACCCCTTCCTCACACGTCGTCAGATTCTGTCCCGCACCTCCACGGGCTTTGGGCTTGCGGCCCTGAGCGGACTCATGGCTCAGCAGGCCAATGCGGGGGTTGGCATGGACCGGTCGCGGCGTTTTGCGCCGCGTGCGCGCAGCGTCATCTTTTGTTACATGAGCGGCGGGGTGTCGCATGTGGATTCGTTTGATCCCAAACCGATGCTGGAGAAACATGCAGGCAAGCCGCCGCCCTTCGCGACTGCGCGCACGCAGTTTAACAATGACGGTGTGATCCAGCCTTCCCACTGGGGATACAAGCAATATGGCCAGAGCGGGCTGCCGGTGAGTGATCTGTTTCCTCACATGGCCAGTGTGGCGGATGAACTGGCGGTGGTGCGCAGCATGACGGCGAAGTTCAGTGAGCATGCGCAGGGGAATTTTTTCATGCACACAGGTTTTCCTTTTGTGGGTTATCCCAGTGCGGGCGCGTGGACCAGTTATGGACTGGGCACGGAATCGCAGGACCTGCCAGGCTACGTGGTGCTGCAAAGCGGCGGTGCCACGGCTCCGCATGGCGGTGTGGGCTTGTTTGGCAATGGCTTCCTGCCAGCCCAGCATCAGGCCTCTATCATCAAGGCGGACAGCAGTGAGCCGGTGTTGAACATCCAGCCACGCGAGGCGGCCATGCTGCAAAGGCAGCGGCTCAATTTCATCGGTGAGATGGATCAAAACTTCCTCGGTGAACTGGGGGCGAACAGCCAGGTGGAGGCGGCCATTCAAAACTATGAGATGGCCTGGCGCATGCAGGCGGCGGTGCCGGAGCTGTGTGACATCCGTGGCGAGTCCGAAGCGACGAAAAAGATGTATGGCATGGACGGCCCTGAAAACTCCAGGACGGGCTATGCGCGGCAGTGCCTGCTGGCACGGCGGCTGGTGGAGCGCGGGGTGCGCTTTGTGGAGCTGAGCTGTCTGGCGCAAAACATCGGCAGCGGTCAGGCGGCGAACCCCTGGGATCAGCATGGTGCTTTGAAAAAAGGACATGGCAACATGGCGCATCAGGTGGACCAGCCGATCGCCGCCCTGATCAAGGATCTGAAATCACGCGGTCTGCTGGACAGCACGCTGGTTGTGTGGGCCGGGGAGTTTGGCCGCACGCCGTTTGCCCAAGGTGCTGATGGCCGTGATCACAACCCTTATGGCTTCAGCATCTGGATGGCCGGCGGCGGGATCAAGGGAGGCACGACTCTGGGCGAGACGGATGAGTTTGGTTATAAGGCCGTGGACAAGCCTCAAACCGTTTATGACCTGTGGGCCACCGTATTGTATCTGATGGGTGTGGACCATGAGCAGCTTACGTATCTCTTCAGCGGCAGAAACGTGCGCCTGACCGATGTGCATGGACATGTGATGAAGGAGATTTTGGCGTAA
- a CDS encoding DUF1553 domain-containing protein has protein sequence MKRFPPLLATLLMLIACSGSAVAATPEQVEFFESRIRPVLAQECYECHSEAGKQKGGLLLDSRPGWQAGGDSGAAITPGNLTASLLLASIRHEHEDLKMPKNGAKLDDSVIADFEKWIAEGAYDPRDSAPSAEQLAKETDWSAVLERRKQWWCFQPVKAGNLTGRETAQEVASEIDRQWLAKLAEEGLPAAGPADAATLIRRATFILTGLPPTPEAVEAFVAEFGRKDGVYESLLDRLLASPAYGERWARHWLDWVRYAESHGSEGDTRIPYAWKYRDYVIRSFNEDVPYPQRVREAIAGDLLSRPRIKNGLNESALGIGQLRMVLHGFSPTDSLDELVTFTDNQIDTVTKAFQALTVSCARCHNHKFDAISQADFYSLYGIFTSTKPAIVDVSAPGTGDAEREELTRLKAQIKHVMADVWSKAVEKMPAKPMPEAGTMPPAAKIWDLQKEPWFTDGNGIKQGVTKAGEFSVALEGQGIIARIHPSGYFSDLISTKDRAVIISPRFRNEGGTLWMRTSGAGGAVARYVVQNYPRTGTVHRAKELKADKDAVLGWHKLDLEYWKGDDLFLQVATVADMPVQAIEDGRSWFGITEAFITLGEETPPAVLTGGDPREAVAAWRANSMNDSQAELLGALLRQEKLPNDVAAVPAAAALLKRYREVEGKLPQPARAPGVLEADSYDAALFVRGDHKQPAELVPRRFLDGIDSTPYQTKGSGRLELAESLTDENNPLTSRVMVNRLWHHVFGRGLVGTTDNFGRLGEMPSHPELLDALADHFQKSGGSVKQMIKALMLTQAFRLSDQGSDLASQKDPENKWLSHWTVRRLEAEAIRDSILMLSGKLDNQMYGDPVYGKDGRRSIYVGVIRNSLEPFLSAFDMPVPSSTRGRRDVTNVPAQSLALLNDPVIMDWSSHWARRALSEPEEDARINLMFMQALGRPAAEKEREASRKFVESSANYARQQQDEVVAMEAKQETLQKRILQILNPVREKLSGQKPEAYAADAPVPYAEWTFDKDGSDTLQRLPLKLEGAAKIADGSLILDGRTALARSMPLTKSLADKTLEAWVVLDTLDQKGGGVMTVQDRRGGVFDAIVYAERSPQAWLSGSNNHKRTEEFGGPPDDEADKRPVHVAITYQGNKVTGYRDGVRYGESYASKEVSEFSAGDAEVLLGCRHGNPSGNRMLRGRILRARLYDRALSEKEISLSRHLESTLVTERDVMNALSEAQLAELEQCKTELHQVIGSLNRLTENAERVDPGTSGWESLALSIINLKEFVYLR, from the coding sequence ATGAAACGTTTTCCGCCCTTACTCGCGACACTGCTGATGCTGATTGCTTGCAGTGGTTCTGCCGTTGCCGCCACGCCTGAGCAGGTGGAGTTTTTTGAATCCCGCATCCGGCCGGTGCTTGCTCAGGAATGTTATGAATGCCACAGCGAGGCGGGCAAGCAAAAGGGCGGGCTGCTGCTGGACTCTCGCCCAGGCTGGCAGGCTGGCGGAGACAGCGGAGCGGCGATCACGCCGGGCAATTTGACGGCCTCGTTGCTGCTGGCTTCCATCAGGCATGAGCATGAGGACCTCAAGATGCCGAAGAACGGCGCCAAGCTGGATGACTCCGTGATTGCTGATTTTGAAAAGTGGATTGCCGAAGGGGCCTATGATCCACGTGACTCGGCTCCGTCGGCAGAACAACTGGCCAAGGAAACGGACTGGAGCGCCGTGCTGGAGCGGCGCAAGCAGTGGTGGTGTTTTCAACCCGTGAAGGCGGGGAATTTGACAGGCAGGGAGACTGCTCAGGAAGTCGCATCGGAGATTGACCGGCAATGGCTGGCGAAACTTGCGGAGGAGGGCCTGCCCGCCGCAGGGCCGGCCGATGCGGCCACTCTGATCCGCCGAGCCACATTTATCCTTACAGGCCTGCCCCCGACACCGGAGGCGGTGGAAGCTTTTGTTGCGGAATTTGGCAGGAAAGATGGGGTGTATGAAAGTTTGTTAGACCGTCTGCTGGCCAGCCCGGCCTATGGGGAGCGCTGGGCCAGGCACTGGCTGGACTGGGTGCGTTATGCGGAAAGCCATGGCAGCGAGGGCGATACCCGCATCCCTTACGCCTGGAAGTACCGCGATTATGTGATCCGCTCATTCAATGAGGATGTGCCCTATCCGCAAAGAGTGCGGGAGGCCATTGCGGGAGATCTTTTGTCAAGGCCACGGATCAAGAATGGGCTCAATGAAAGTGCCCTGGGCATCGGGCAGCTACGCATGGTGTTGCACGGCTTTTCGCCGACGGATTCCCTGGATGAACTGGTGACCTTTACAGACAACCAGATTGATACAGTGACGAAGGCTTTTCAGGCATTGACGGTCTCCTGTGCCCGCTGCCATAACCATAAGTTTGATGCCATCAGCCAGGCGGATTTTTATTCGCTGTATGGCATCTTCACCAGCACGAAACCGGCGATTGTGGATGTCAGCGCTCCAGGCACGGGGGATGCAGAACGTGAAGAATTGACCCGGCTGAAGGCGCAGATCAAGCATGTAATGGCGGATGTCTGGAGCAAGGCGGTGGAGAAGATGCCTGCCAAACCCATGCCGGAAGCGGGAACGATGCCCCCTGCGGCCAAAATCTGGGATCTGCAAAAGGAACCCTGGTTCACCGATGGCAACGGGATCAAACAAGGCGTGACAAAAGCTGGCGAATTCAGTGTCGCATTGGAAGGGCAGGGGATCATTGCGCGCATCCATCCCAGCGGCTATTTCAGTGATCTGATCTCCACGAAAGACCGCGCCGTGATCATCTCACCCCGCTTTAGGAATGAAGGGGGCACCTTGTGGATGCGGACTTCTGGAGCCGGAGGCGCGGTGGCCAGGTATGTGGTGCAGAACTATCCGCGCACGGGGACGGTTCATCGTGCCAAGGAGCTGAAAGCGGACAAGGATGCCGTGCTGGGCTGGCATAAACTGGACCTCGAATACTGGAAAGGGGACGATCTGTTTCTCCAGGTGGCTACCGTAGCGGACATGCCGGTGCAGGCGATTGAGGACGGGCGCTCGTGGTTCGGCATCACGGAGGCCTTTATCACCCTGGGGGAGGAAACACCTCCTGCCGTGCTGACAGGCGGAGATCCGCGTGAGGCCGTGGCGGCATGGCGGGCAAATTCAATGAACGATTCACAGGCAGAGCTCCTGGGGGCCCTGCTGCGCCAGGAGAAACTGCCCAACGATGTGGCTGCGGTCCCGGCGGCTGCGGCGCTGCTGAAGCGCTACCGCGAAGTGGAAGGAAAACTGCCCCAGCCTGCGCGCGCGCCCGGTGTGCTGGAGGCGGACAGTTACGATGCCGCACTTTTTGTTCGCGGAGATCACAAACAGCCTGCGGAGCTGGTGCCAAGGCGCTTTTTGGATGGCATTGATTCTACGCCTTATCAGACCAAAGGCAGCGGACGTCTGGAGCTGGCGGAAAGCCTGACGGATGAAAACAATCCGCTCACTTCACGGGTGATGGTGAACCGCTTGTGGCATCATGTGTTTGGCCGGGGCCTGGTCGGCACGACGGATAATTTCGGCCGCCTGGGTGAGATGCCCTCCCACCCGGAACTGCTGGATGCGCTGGCCGACCATTTTCAAAAGAGCGGCGGCAGTGTGAAGCAGATGATCAAGGCACTCATGCTCACCCAGGCCTTCCGGCTCAGTGACCAGGGCTCTGACCTGGCTTCGCAAAAGGACCCGGAAAACAAATGGCTCAGTCATTGGACCGTGCGCAGGCTGGAGGCGGAGGCCATCCGCGACAGCATCCTTATGCTGTCCGGCAAGCTGGATAACCAGATGTATGGTGATCCTGTGTATGGCAAGGATGGACGACGCAGCATTTATGTGGGCGTCATCCGCAACAGCCTGGAGCCCTTTTTGAGTGCGTTTGACATGCCGGTTCCCTCCAGCACTCGCGGACGGCGTGATGTCACAAACGTGCCTGCCCAGTCCTTGGCGTTGCTGAATGATCCGGTCATCATGGACTGGAGCAGCCACTGGGCGCGGCGTGCACTGTCTGAGCCAGAAGAGGATGCGCGGATCAACCTCATGTTTATGCAGGCCCTGGGCCGTCCGGCGGCTGAAAAGGAGCGTGAAGCCAGCCGGAAATTTGTGGAAAGCTCCGCCAACTATGCCCGGCAGCAGCAGGACGAGGTGGTGGCGATGGAGGCCAAACAGGAGACTTTGCAAAAGCGCATTCTTCAAATTCTGAATCCTGTGCGTGAGAAACTGTCCGGTCAAAAGCCTGAGGCGTATGCTGCCGATGCGCCCGTTCCGTATGCCGAGTGGACGTTTGATAAAGACGGATCGGATACGCTTCAGCGCCTGCCCTTGAAGCTCGAAGGAGCTGCCAAGATCGCCGATGGATCCCTGATCCTGGATGGACGCACCGCTCTGGCCAGAAGTATGCCACTAACAAAAAGTCTGGCAGACAAGACCTTGGAGGCCTGGGTGGTGCTTGACACGCTGGATCAGAAAGGCGGCGGTGTCATGACGGTGCAGGATCGTCGCGGCGGCGTCTTTGATGCCATCGTTTATGCCGAGCGCTCGCCTCAGGCGTGGCTGTCTGGCAGCAATAATCATAAGCGCACCGAGGAGTTTGGCGGACCGCCTGATGACGAGGCAGACAAGCGGCCTGTGCACGTGGCCATCACGTATCAGGGGAATAAAGTTACCGGCTATCGCGATGGGGTGCGCTATGGCGAATCCTATGCCAGCAAGGAGGTCAGCGAATTCAGCGCCGGAGATGCCGAAGTGCTGCTGGGCTGTCGCCATGGCAATCCGAGCGGCAACCGCATGCTGCGAGGCCGCATCCTGCGGGCACGGCTTTACGACCGGGCCTTGAGCGAAAAAGAGATCTCCCTTTCCCGGCATCTGGAAAGCACCTTGGTCACCGAGCGTGACGTCATGAATGCCCTCAGCGAAGCGCAGCTCGCTGAGCTGGAACAATGCAAAACCGAGCTGCACCAAGTCATCGGCTCCCTAAACCGCCTAACAGAGAATGCCGAAAGGGTGGATCCCGGGACGTCCGGCTGGGAGAGCCTCGCTCTCTCCATCATCAACCTCAAAGAATTCGTTTATCTGAGATGA
- a CDS encoding IclR family transcriptional regulator: MKRTLDENTAILLDDNSAAPGTERTLAILELLGRHRMGLSLTEIARDLELPVNSVFRIAGTLHARGYLQRREDDKRFVLTNKLFDLSRPQVREKSLVVCALESLKWLRDETGETVQLLVGVNHKMTLVEQCISTQPIKVSSTVGLQVPMYSCAPGKAVLAHLPKAELEAFFSAVTLKQFTPTTLATREALEADLVKIRKRGYSLDLSEGLEGIQCVGAAVMDEYRYPVAAITVMAPAYRLKRDRFEKVGRMCLEAAETITRRLLA; encoded by the coding sequence ATGAAACGCACACTCGACGAGAACACTGCCATCCTGCTCGACGACAATTCTGCCGCTCCGGGCACGGAGCGGACGCTTGCCATCCTGGAGCTGCTGGGACGGCATCGCATGGGGCTGAGTCTCACGGAGATCGCCCGGGATCTGGAGCTGCCGGTGAATTCGGTCTTTCGCATCGCGGGCACTTTGCATGCGCGGGGCTACTTGCAGCGGCGGGAGGATGACAAGCGTTTCGTTTTGACGAACAAACTTTTCGATCTGTCCCGACCACAAGTTCGCGAGAAAAGCCTGGTGGTGTGTGCGTTGGAGTCGCTGAAATGGCTGAGGGACGAGACAGGGGAGACCGTGCAGCTGCTCGTGGGGGTGAATCATAAAATGACCCTGGTGGAGCAGTGCATCTCCACACAGCCGATCAAGGTCAGCAGCACGGTGGGCCTGCAAGTGCCGATGTATTCCTGCGCTCCGGGGAAGGCGGTGCTGGCGCATCTGCCCAAAGCGGAGCTGGAAGCGTTTTTCAGTGCCGTGACACTGAAGCAATTCACCCCGACGACGCTGGCCACACGCGAAGCTCTGGAGGCAGATCTGGTGAAGATACGCAAACGCGGTTATTCCCTGGACCTGTCCGAAGGCCTGGAAGGCATCCAGTGTGTGGGCGCGGCGGTGATGGATGAATATCGTTATCCTGTGGCTGCCATCACCGTGATGGCACCGGCGTATCGCCTGAAGCGTGACCGTTTTGAGAAGGTGGGGCGTATGTGTTTAGAGGCCGCTGAAACCATCACCCGGAGGCTCCTGGCATGA